The proteins below come from a single Eptesicus fuscus isolate TK198812 chromosome 5, DD_ASM_mEF_20220401, whole genome shotgun sequence genomic window:
- the EMC4 gene encoding ER membrane protein complex subunit 4 isoform X1, whose amino-acid sequence MTAQGSLVANRGRRFKWAIELSGPGGGSRGRSDRGGGQGDSLYPVGYLDKQVPDTSVQETDRILVEKRCWDIALGPLKQIPMNLFIMYMAGNTISIFPTMMVCMMAWRPIQALMAISATFKMLESSSQKFLQGLVYLIGNLMGLALAVYKCQSMGLLPTHASDWLAFIEPPERMEFSGGGLLL is encoded by the exons ATGACGGCCCAGGGGAGCCTGGTGGCCAACCGAGGCCGGCGCTTCAAGTGGGCCATTGAGCTGAgcgggcctggaggaggcagcag GGGCCGAAGTGACCGGGGCGGTGGTCAAGGAGACTCGCTGTACCCAGTTGGTTACTTGGACAAGCAAGTGCCGGACACCAGCGTGCAAGAGACGGACCGGATCCTGGTGGAGAAG CGCTGTTGGGACATTGCCTTGGGTCCCCTCAAACAGATTCCCATGAACCTCTTCATCATGTACATGGCAGGCAATACTATCTCCATCTTTCCTACTATGATGGTGTGTATGATGGCTTGGCGACCCATTCAGGCACTTATGGCCATTTCAGCCA CTTTCAAGATGCTAGAAAGTTCAAGCCAGAAGTTCCTTCAGGGTTTGGTGTATCTCATTGGAAATCTCATGGGTTTGGCATTGGCTGTTTATAAGTGCCAGTCCATGGGACTGTTGCCTACACATGCATCAGACTGGTTAGCCTTCATTGAACCTCCTGAG AGGATGGAGTTCAGTGGTGGTGGACTGCTTTTGTGA
- the EMC4 gene encoding ER membrane protein complex subunit 4 isoform X3, with product MTAQGSLVANRGRRFKWAIELSGPGGGSRGRSDRGGGQGDSLYPVGYLDKQVPDTSVQETDRILVEKRCWDIALGPLKQIPMNLFIMYMAGNTISIFPTMMVCMMAWRPIQALMAISAKDGVQWWWTAFVSLRKKHLVTMYLDLIYNLLYP from the exons ATGACGGCCCAGGGGAGCCTGGTGGCCAACCGAGGCCGGCGCTTCAAGTGGGCCATTGAGCTGAgcgggcctggaggaggcagcag GGGCCGAAGTGACCGGGGCGGTGGTCAAGGAGACTCGCTGTACCCAGTTGGTTACTTGGACAAGCAAGTGCCGGACACCAGCGTGCAAGAGACGGACCGGATCCTGGTGGAGAAG CGCTGTTGGGACATTGCCTTGGGTCCCCTCAAACAGATTCCCATGAACCTCTTCATCATGTACATGGCAGGCAATACTATCTCCATCTTTCCTACTATGATGGTGTGTATGATGGCTTGGCGACCCATTCAGGCACTTATGGCCATTTCAGCCA AGGATGGAGTTCAGTGGTGGTGGACTGCTTTTGTGAGCTTGAGAAAGAAGCACCTGGTGACTATGTATTTGGATCTCATTTATAACCTTCTTTACCCCTAG
- the EMC4 gene encoding ER membrane protein complex subunit 4 isoform X2 yields MNLFIMYMAGNTISIFPTMMVCMMAWRPIQALMAISATFKMLESSSQKFLQGLVYLIGNLMGLALAVYKCQSMGLLPTHASDWLAFIEPPERMEFSGGGLLL; encoded by the exons ATGAACCTCTTCATCATGTACATGGCAGGCAATACTATCTCCATCTTTCCTACTATGATGGTGTGTATGATGGCTTGGCGACCCATTCAGGCACTTATGGCCATTTCAGCCA CTTTCAAGATGCTAGAAAGTTCAAGCCAGAAGTTCCTTCAGGGTTTGGTGTATCTCATTGGAAATCTCATGGGTTTGGCATTGGCTGTTTATAAGTGCCAGTCCATGGGACTGTTGCCTACACATGCATCAGACTGGTTAGCCTTCATTGAACCTCCTGAG AGGATGGAGTTCAGTGGTGGTGGACTGCTTTTGTGA